The DNA region TTGGGCTAATAAAAGATTCGTAGTTATTTTGGAATACAGATTGAACTCAATAGTCAATCGATTATGAAGAAAACCCATGTTCATACCTATATTTGTCTGGGCAGTCCGCTCCCATTTCAAATCAGGATTGGCAACTTGTTGAGGTGCCGTTCCTGCCTTATCTCCGCTAGTTGAATTATCGGGATAGCCTGCACCCCCAGACCATAATCCAAGGGCAGCATAGTTATCAATTCCATTTTGATTTCCTGCAATTCCATAACTGAATCGCAATTTTAGATCACTAAGGAAATCTACATTTTTAAGAAAATCTTCTTGCTTAAGGCGCCATGAAGCCCCTACAGAGGGAAAATATCCCCAACGATTATTTGCACCAAATTTTGAAGAGCCATCCGCCCTTAAGCTAACTTCCAGAAAATATTTAGAAAGATAATTATAACCAATGCGAGAAAAATAAGAGGCAAGATTTCCTTTCGTCCAACTCTGTCCACCTGTAACAGTAGATGCGGAAGATATTTGAGTATAAGAATTATTTGGAAAGCCCGTTCCTTGGGCACTAGTATTTTGTGTAATATTACTAATTAAAGAATTTCCAATTAAAAAGTCAAATGTACTAAGTTTGCTTTGTAGTTTATATGAAAGAGTCTGTTCATTTATCCAAGATGAATTCTGGGTAATCGAAGATGTAGCTAGACCATTGGTAGGAGAAGCTCCCAGCTGCGTTTTATCATTCCAATATTCAGATTCATTATAGCTATTATAATCTATACTCCAACTAGTTCTAAATCTCAAATTTTTAAATAATTCAGCATCAGCATATACATTACCTACGTATCGGAGACTAGTAGTATGAACATTGTAGTTATTCAATAATACTTCTAGATTATCGAAGCCTGCCCAGCGTGCAGGTGTTCCATCTGTGTTTACTTCAGGGAGATACGTAGGTGTATGTAATGCTGATTGAAGTAACCCTCCTTGTGGACCATCCCCAGCACGGGCCTGGTTTCGATATGACCTCGACAATATATTACTTGTTCCAATTGTTACTCGATTACTTACTTTCTGGTCTATATTAACTTTGAATGAACCACGATTAAAGGAAACTGGTTTAATATCTGCTTCTTGTGATAGGTAATTAGCACCAATATAATATCTAGTTTTGTCATTTCCTCCCTGAATAGATAGATCGTAATTTGATAATTGACCCGTACGGAATAATTCCCCAAGTCGATTATACGTTTTTTGCAAATCTGGTGCTCCTCTATTTGTACTGGCTCCAGGATTCAATACAGAACCAGAAAAAGGAAGATTTTTATATTTAGTAATTCCTGCAGCATTGTTGGAGGCCAAGGCATCGGCATATGAATTTACATAAAATTCATTAATCAATTCAGCATGTTGTTCACCTGTTGTCAAATCCCACAATTTGGGAGCCCAAGCTAGTCCATGTGATATATCTGCTGTAACTAATGGACGTGCATTAAAATGCCCATGCTTTGTCGTAATAATAATTACTCCATTTGCTCCTCTTGATCCATAAATTGCAGTTGCTGACGCGTCTTTTAAGACCTCAACACTTTCAATATCAGCAGAACTGATATCAGCCAAAGGAGAGGTTGCTCGTCCTCCTGTATTTACAGTTTGCAAACTAGTATTATTTAAAAAAACGCCATCTATAATGTACAATGGATCATTTCCTGCATTTATAGACGTAGTACCTCTAACCCTCACAAAAACAGCATCTCCAGGAACTCCAGTATTAGAATTAATCTGTAAACCCGCAGCCATTCCTTGAAGTTGAGCATCAATACTAGCCACAGGCAAATTTCTATTTTGTTCAGGATCTATAGTCGAAATCGCACCGACTAAACTACTTCGCTTTTGGGTTCCATATCCTACCACAACTACATCTGATAATACTTGATTAATCGCAACCAATTCAATATTTATAGTTGATTGGTTTATAGTCAGTTCTAACGATTTATATCCTATGTAATTAACTTGTAAAATATAAGGAAATTTTTGTCCAGTTCGAAGGATAAATTTTCCTTCTTCATTAGTAATAGATTGATTAGTTGTACCTTTTATATTCACAGATACTCCATCTAGAGGAATATGGCTCCTTGAGTCCGTTATTTTACCCTCAAGTACAGAATTAATTGTAGGAAGAGGAATTTGTTCAAAGGCCTTGTAAGGAATTAAAAACAGTAGAAATAGAGCATAGATTTTCCCTATCCAACAATAATATTTGTTTAGATTCATGTTAAAATTATTATAATGCATCGCAGATGAAATCCTTCTTATGTTTTTTTATTGTGACATAAGTTGTTGCATAACGTTATAAATAAAAAGTGATGATTGATTGATTGTTAGTTTTATTAGTTACTACAACTATGCATCAACTGCAATTGTTTCTTATATATAAGTAGAGAAAATTTAAGATTATTACAACACAAAATAATCTCACGAAATGAATCAACCGATTTTTTTCCATAATTTTGGATGATTAAGTTTATTAAATATGTTTTAAGCGGCTTATTTATTACTTAATTACCTTGTGGAAGCGTTGGAGCGCTTCCACTTTTTTTTGTAATCTAGAAGCAGGAGTAATAGTCTACCTTTTTGATAGACAAATGTAGTATAATTTTTTAATCTAAACATATTTTTTATATCTTATAATTACAAATTAATATTGTTGCTATTCTTAACCTGTATGAGCAAAAATAATGCATAGTCAGTATTCCTAATATATAATACATTTAGAATCTTAAAAACAAAAATATTATTTCACTATTTAGCTGAATAACTCGTCGAAAAACCTGTAAAATTCCATAATAAATTATTTAGAAAGTATTTCATATCTTAAGTGAAGATTAGCCCAACCACAAAGTAGCATAAGTATGTGATAAAAGAAGTTTAAGATAGATTATAATATTAAAGTACATTTAGTAAGCTAATTAAGATAAAGAAATGCATTATTTTAGTAACCGAACAATTCATTAGTATTTTAACTTAGACAATAAAAACGTATTACATAAATCTATAAGCTGAAATTTAAAAATTCATATTACTTAGATAAACAATATTTCAATTAGAAAATTTTCTTAATTGAGAGAACATGAACTATGAAAATAAAAAATTAGAACCAAACTCAAATACTGTCATTCTAAATATATTTTCTTTGTAATAACTTCAGAAAAATACTATTATTATTGTATCCCCCCAACGAAGTACATATTGTCAAATAGCAATTGAAGCCTTATAGTTCTGCGGATAAAGGGATTTGAGGTCCTTCTGTTTTATGGTCATGATATTTTCGAGCGTGTATTTCAACCATTGGTAAGGATTGACGTCATGCTTTTTGCAGATAGCAAAGAAAGAATAAATCATGGCTGCACGTTGTGCGGCTTCATGACTACCAGCAAACAAATAGTTTTTACGACCTAAAGCCACCGGTCGTATCGCATTTTCCACCAAGTTGTTGTCTATTTGTAGATGACCATCGTATAGATAAGCAGACAATGCATCCCATCTACCATACGCGTAGGCGAGCGCTTTACCGATTTGGCTTTTAGGTAATACCATTTTGATTTGTAGTGTGATCCATTTGCCCAGCATATTAATGACTGGAAGTGCTTTTTCTAATCGCAATAATTTGGCTTGCGCATGATCCAAACTATTTTCTTTTATTGTCCTTTCTATGGCATACAACTGCTGTATCCAATTCAAAGCTTGTCCTGCCCTGGATTTGTCATTATCCAATGCACGCTCAAACTCCCTGCGTGCGTGTGCCCAGCAAGCTACATGTGTAATCGCATTACTACGCGCATATTTTTCATACACTGCATAGCCATCGGTTTGTAAATAGCCTTTAAAGTTTTGTAAGATAGGTAAGGGCGCACTACTGCCACGAGTAGGGCTATAGTCAAATAGCACTGTACCCTCCAGCGGCGCATGGTATACCCAATAATATCCCTGGTGGGTAGCGCCTTTTTTCTCGCTATCCATTACTTTTATCGGCGTCTCATCCACTTGCAAATAACCTTTTGATTTGGTATCGAAAACCAGTTGATCGTACAGCGGTTCTAGTTTTAAGAGCGTTTCTTTTGTCCAACTATCCATGGTAGATGCCGCTATTTGTATATTTTCTCTTGCAAAACGTTGTTTTTGGCGATATAGTGGCAAATGATCCATGTATTTATCCGTAATAATAGTGGCTAACAAACTAGCACCTGGAATACCTTTATCTATTACTCTTTCAGGTAAAGTTCCAATAATTACACCTTCACCATTGTTAGGGGCATATTTAAAACGGATATATCGTTTGATGAAAAAACGGGCAGGTACGCATTCTAATTCTTCTGTTATTTCTTTACCAATGCATACCATGTCGGTTAAGTCGCCTGCTGGATGTATTTCTATTTCTTCTACGGGTAAATGTTCGGGTAATTTGGCACGGCCTATATGGGTAGCGGCTTTTCTGGTGTACGCTATTTTTTGTTCCACTACTTTTTCTTGCTTTTCAACTTCTTCCACAGGGGCTTCGAAGGGGAGCGCCATTTGGTTGCTTTCTGCTTCAAAACGTTCTCGTTTCTGTCCAAACTGCATGCGCTTAAGCATCGCTACTTGTTGTCTTAGATATTCGTTTTCTTGCTTATAGTGCGTGAGCTCCTTTAGGTATTTTTCTTCCTTTTTTTCGTGAGTCGAAATGGCTTCATTACAACTATAAACGAGCTGTAGGAGTTCCTGTTTAGTAAGGTTTTCGGGTACCATTTCCATGGTATAAATTTACAGAAAACCAGTGGTTTATACAAGAAAAAAGAGGATTGTTTTAGGCTAAACTATACCTTTTTTTATGCGTACTTTTTAGCACGTTTATTCCTTCAATCATGAGTACTAAATCACTATAGGAGAATGGTTGATGACGCTGTTTTGGCCTTGAAAATGTGCCTTGTTCCAACCTTTTATAGTAGAGTACGTAACCTCCATATTCCCAATGCAAAAGCTTTATATGAGTGCGACTTTTATTGAGAAAAATAAACACTTCTCCACTGGTAGGAACTTTATTCATTTGATGATGGATCAAGCCGCATAGTCCGTCAAAACTTTTGCGCATGTCACAGGGTGCATCGTAGAGATAAAATGGATGCGTAGAACTCAATGAAAGCATATTAATACAAATGAATGAGCTGAGAAATTAAGGTCATATCGCGTGCAACTACAATGCGTACACCATTGGGATAGTGCACTTCTACACTTGACACACTAGATACTGTTGGTGTAATCTTGATAAACTTTGTATTGGTTCTGTGGTCAGGATGATATTTTTTGCGCCAATAATCAAAGGTTGATTCTGAGATATTGTTTTCTTGGCAAAACTGCGGTTTGGTTGCTCGCTACCCATGCCGACACTAGCTTTTGCATACGCTCACGCTTGATACTGATTTTATTCATGTATGCAAAGCTAGAATGACTTTATCGGTGACGCAATATGTAGTTCGTCGGGTGCTTACTTATTATTTATGTAGTAATTTTGTTAAAGTTTTACGTAAATCAAATATATATAGAATATAATAACTTTTACTAACATAATACTTTTATGATTCTATATAAGACATTGATAAGCTAAAATAAATAGCCAATTCCAGAATTATTATTTCTGAATTATAAAGAAGTTTTTAGGCCAATTTGATGTTTAAATCCATAATATCTGTAATCTTTTCATAACCCCCTATAAAATTTTAAATACACAATTTTTTTATATCTTCACTTATAAAATCAAAATAGTGAAGATTAATTTATATAGTGTATTAATAGGTGTATAAAAAAATGTTTGTCTATTATAATATATTGATTTAAAATAAATTACAGGTAAGATGCGGTAATCCTGCCGCCCCGACAACTTAAAAAAGGATAAATCAACGAAAATTGATTTATCCTTTTTTCTTTCTAAGAAGTTTCCGAAGATACAAGTTATTGATTTTCAATAATCAATATTCTCTAATCTTTTTCTTTACCAGAAAAGAACAAACCATTTCATGCTTAGAAACAGGAAAAAATTAACCGATTTTACCGTATTTCTCTTTATTTCTATATCAAATTAATTCAATTGAATGCAAAGATTCTATGAACTAATCGTTGAACTACAAATCGTTCATAAATTAATTCATAGAATACGCTCAATAAAATGACATTATTTGTATCAATAGATAAGAATATTGAAGCCACGACTCAAGCAGCTAAGCTATGTCCCATTGTTGCTAAAAGATAAAACATATCAAACAATCGAAAAACGAAATATTCAAAATCCAAAATAATTCTATTTTTCAAAGCTTAAATTATAAAAAAGCCCCACTTTATAATTTCTTCCCGCTTGGTATGGCATAAGATAATTAGTCCTATTCGTAATATTATCCACAGAAAACTGAACACGCAGGTTTTTATTTTTCAGCAATACTCTTTGAATACTCGCATTGAAAAACCAATAACCAGGCACATAAATATCGTAAGGATCGATAAATCCATTATTATCCAAATCCATAAACCCAAATTTTCCACGATAATTTGCACGAATGGAACCTGCCCAAGGAATATTTTTATTATCGTAAAACAATTGCAATTGCAACATATTACGACTACGATTAGGTAGATTAAAATAATCTTTAGTGGTAGCTTTTCTTATTGGATTACTTCTGACTGTTAATTTTCCGGCTTTGATTGAATCTAAAACAGACAGATCTTGTGAATACAGTAGTTGATAGTTAGCCGCTAAATGCAAACCTTTCAGTGGTTGAACGGAACCATATAATTCCAAACCTTTATTGACGACTTTTGCTAAATTGACGTAACTAAATATCTGAGAACCATTTGTCTTAATGCCAATTTGCTCGGTAAAAATCATATTTTCAATATGATTGTAAAATACATTGGCTTCCAAACTCCAAATGCCCCCTTGTTCCCATTTTGCATCCAAATTAAAACTATGAGAAGTTTCTGCTTTTAGGTTTTTTATAGTGGACGCAACCGCCCAGATACTGCTTATCTGTCCTGCGGAATCTAATGCAGCTAAAGCAGAAGATACAACATTGGCTCCAACTACAGTATAGCCTTGTGACAAATTAGTAAAGACTTGATTCATCTGTACGTAAGTGGGTGATTTGAATCCCATTCCAAAGGATGGTCGAATGTATAAATGCTGTATTGGATTCCAGTTGAGCCCAGCAGTGGGTGTTACTTTTCCTCCATAAATAGAATTATGCGAACCTCTCGCTCCTACTGTTGCATTTATAGTTGAACTAAATACATACTTCAATTGTCCATATACAAATGAGTTGACTTGATGTCCACTTTGTGCATTTTCATAACCTTGTAATTGTTGGAACTCAGCACCCAAACCAGAAATCAAATCCCATTTTTTATCATTGGAGTTGACATGATATTGTCCTTCAAGATGATTGTCCCATTCTCCAAAACGAAAATTTTGTAAGGAACTATTTCTATTTTGTAAAGAAACTTGCTCTGAAGAATAGTAATGCGTAAGATAATATCGTACTAGAAATTGAGAATTATTATTGATAGTATGATTCCATGAGGTAAGTAGATTTAAGTCATTATCATTCAACTTATCCAAAGTCACGTAATTATCTCCATAGTTTCTAGTCATTAAACTATTTCGAAATGCATATCTCCCACTCACATTGATATTATCGTGATCATTTAATTCAAATCTAGCTCTACCTTGAATTGTATTGCTAGTATATGGCGGCGAAGTTTGCCCGCCTTCGAGATATTGTGGACTAGCATTGAATCCATTTGTTTGATAATAATCTTCTTTTATTTGATAGAAACTATTTCTTTTTCCAAAAGGATTCGTATAACCGACATTGATATTTTTAGTATCAAAACTGCCATAACTCACACCGGCATTTATAGCTCGTTTCGCAGCATTTTGATTGGTAATAATATTAATTACACCACCCATAGCATCTGCTCCATATAAGGCAGAGGTTGCACCTTTGATAATTTCGATATGATCAATATCTTGTACTGAAAATCTTGATAGATCCAAATTACCATCCATACGACCAGCAATCGGCATACCATCCATTAGTATTTTTACATAGTCCGAGCCAAAACCTTGCATCTGCACACCAACAGCACGGTTACCAGCGCCCAAGTCATTGACAACAGTTACGCCTAATTGCTCTTTCAAGACTTCATCCAACCTTTGAGAACCCAATAACTCGATCTGTCTTTTGCTCACCCATCTTTTGGCATTGGTAATCTGATCAAAAGTTATAAGATCATCATTTTTTTTCTGATCGATTGGCTTGACGGATTGTACTACAACTTCTTGCAGCCCATTTTTATAACGTAATTCTATGTTTCTAGTCAAATTAGCAATTACATTTAAAGAATCCACTACAGAAACATAACCATTTCCTACAACGATAAATACATAATTGCCCGCAGGGATATTTTCAAATGAATAATTATTGGAATGAACAGATAATTTAGTAGACCAATTAAGATCCTTATTTTTCAATTGCAACTCAATCGTATCCTTATTTGATTTAAACCCCGAAGCATTACCTTGAACTACAAATTGTGCTTTTGCATTACTTAAAAAGAAGCTGATAATAAATATTATACACGCCTTACATCCATTCAAATCATTCATCATATTTCCAAAAAAGCAAAACTAATTGGCTGAATTTACCATATACGGTATAAACCTTCGAATAATTACCAAATTCGATAAGAATTGTCAGCTATATGTAATAATTTCGTTTATAGGTCGTCTGTAACGGTAATTGTCAGCTGTAAAAAATGGCAAATAATTATAGTTAGTTAAATTAGAAGAGATTGATTTTGAGGATAAAAAAAGTGAAGTATAATGATCAATAATATAGGAACTGCCAATTGCAAATTTGACATTTTACAATTGGCAAATTTAGAGGCAATAAGAGAATCGAATCGAAATTATGGCGAATTGAATGGAGATAAAAAAGGA from Rhizosphaericola mali includes:
- a CDS encoding SusC/RagA family TonB-linked outer membrane protein: MNLNKYYCWIGKIYALFLLFLIPYKAFEQIPLPTINSVLEGKITDSRSHIPLDGVSVNIKGTTNQSITNEEGKFILRTGQKFPYILQVNYIGYKSLELTINQSTINIELVAINQVLSDVVVVGYGTQKRSSLVGAISTIDPEQNRNLPVASIDAQLQGMAAGLQINSNTGVPGDAVFVRVRGTTSINAGNDPLYIIDGVFLNNTSLQTVNTGGRATSPLADISSADIESVEVLKDASATAIYGSRGANGVIIITTKHGHFNARPLVTADISHGLAWAPKLWDLTTGEQHAELINEFYVNSYADALASNNAAGITKYKNLPFSGSVLNPGASTNRGAPDLQKTYNRLGELFRTGQLSNYDLSIQGGNDKTRYYIGANYLSQEADIKPVSFNRGSFKVNIDQKVSNRVTIGTSNILSRSYRNQARAGDGPQGGLLQSALHTPTYLPEVNTDGTPARWAGFDNLEVLLNNYNVHTTSLRYVGNVYADAELFKNLRFRTSWSIDYNSYNESEYWNDKTQLGASPTNGLATSSITQNSSWINEQTLSYKLQSKLSTFDFLIGNSLISNITQNTSAQGTGFPNNSYTQISSASTVTGGQSWTKGNLASYFSRIGYNYLSKYFLEVSLRADGSSKFGANNRWGYFPSVGASWRLKQEDFLKNVDFLSDLKLRFSYGIAGNQNGIDNYAALGLWSGGAGYPDNSTSGDKAGTAPQQVANPDLKWERTAQTNIGMNMGFLHNRLTIEFNLYSKITTNLLLAQPVAASTGFSTYTSNSGKISNKGYEFSINSTNIQTKDFSWNTILNFAGNKNRIITLETPITAYNRDWIRMQQGSPMYSFWLYKQLRVDPQTGNSEFQDVNNDGTITVADRQILGNAMPTFFGGLSNTLTYKRFDFNFLVNFQYGNKIFNLNRFFGEGGGTRDANRVLFASQLKRWQKVGDITDVPRLTAYGNNYTLEQNSRFLENGSFARLQTLTLGYTIPSSIVNKIGLNKIRFYFTGSNLFLITKYTGPDPEVNVTGNQNIQGLDLGTPPQPRTVQLGITINP
- the tnpC gene encoding IS66 family transposase, coding for MEMVPENLTKQELLQLVYSCNEAISTHEKKEEKYLKELTHYKQENEYLRQQVAMLKRMQFGQKRERFEAESNQMALPFEAPVEEVEKQEKVVEQKIAYTRKAATHIGRAKLPEHLPVEEIEIHPAGDLTDMVCIGKEITEELECVPARFFIKRYIRFKYAPNNGEGVIIGTLPERVIDKGIPGASLLATIITDKYMDHLPLYRQKQRFARENIQIAASTMDSWTKETLLKLEPLYDQLVFDTKSKGYLQVDETPIKVMDSEKKGATHQGYYWVYHAPLEGTVLFDYSPTRGSSAPLPILQNFKGYLQTDGYAVYEKYARSNAITHVACWAHARREFERALDNDKSRAGQALNWIQQLYAIERTIKENSLDHAQAKLLRLEKALPVINMLGKWITLQIKMVLPKSQIGKALAYAYGRWDALSAYLYDGHLQIDNNLVENAIRPVALGRKNYLFAGSHEAAQRAAMIYSFFAICKKHDVNPYQWLKYTLENIMTIKQKDLKSLYPQNYKASIAI
- the tnpB gene encoding IS66 family insertion sequence element accessory protein TnpB (TnpB, as the term is used for proteins encoded by IS66 family insertion elements, is considered an accessory protein, since TnpC, encoded by a neighboring gene, is a DDE family transposase.); the protein is MLSLSSTHPFYLYDAPCDMRKSFDGLCGLIHHQMNKVPTSGEVFIFLNKSRTHIKLLHWEYGGYVLYYKRLEQGTFSRPKQRHQPFSYSDLVLMIEGINVLKSTHKKRYSLA
- the tnpA gene encoding IS66 family insertion sequence element accessory protein TnpA, translating into MSESTFDYWRKKYHPDHRTNTKFIKITPTVSSVSSVEVHYPNGVRIVVARDMTLISQLIHLY
- a CDS encoding TonB-dependent receptor, translated to MMNDLNGCKACIIFIISFFLSNAKAQFVVQGNASGFKSNKDTIELQLKNKDLNWSTKLSVHSNNYSFENIPAGNYVFIVVGNGYVSVVDSLNVIANLTRNIELRYKNGLQEVVVQSVKPIDQKKNDDLITFDQITNAKRWVSKRQIELLGSQRLDEVLKEQLGVTVVNDLGAGNRAVGVQMQGFGSDYVKILMDGMPIAGRMDGNLDLSRFSVQDIDHIEIIKGATSALYGADAMGGVINIITNQNAAKRAINAGVSYGSFDTKNINVGYTNPFGKRNSFYQIKEDYYQTNGFNASPQYLEGGQTSPPYTSNTIQGRARFELNDHDNINVSGRYAFRNSLMTRNYGDNYVTLDKLNDNDLNLLTSWNHTINNNSQFLVRYYLTHYYSSEQVSLQNRNSSLQNFRFGEWDNHLEGQYHVNSNDKKWDLISGLGAEFQQLQGYENAQSGHQVNSFVYGQLKYVFSSTINATVGARGSHNSIYGGKVTPTAGLNWNPIQHLYIRPSFGMGFKSPTYVQMNQVFTNLSQGYTVVGANVVSSALAALDSAGQISSIWAVASTIKNLKAETSHSFNLDAKWEQGGIWSLEANVFYNHIENMIFTEQIGIKTNGSQIFSYVNLAKVVNKGLELYGSVQPLKGLHLAANYQLLYSQDLSVLDSIKAGKLTVRSNPIRKATTKDYFNLPNRSRNMLQLQLFYDNKNIPWAGSIRANYRGKFGFMDLDNNGFIDPYDIYVPGYWFFNASIQRVLLKNKNLRVQFSVDNITNRTNYLMPYQAGRNYKVGLFYNLSFEK